From the Desulfovibrio sp. Huiquan2017 genome, the window CGGGTCGTTGGAAAGAATGACCGCCATGCCGGCATGGTCCGGTTCCCGCCGGAGCATGGGGTGGATGAAGTCGAGGAGCTTTTGCCAGGGCATGAAGGCGCGGCTGAGGATGAGATCGGCGGTGGCCTGATGCCCGGATCGGGAGAGACGGTCCAGGGCGTCCTCAGCCCGCCCCGAAAAGACGTTGGTGACGGGCAGCTTGAGACGGCCGAGCACGCTTTTCATGAAGGTGGCCCGTTTTTCGCGCACCTCCACCAGCCAATAGTCGCCCTGCCGCCAAAGCACGCGCAGGGGGATGCCGGGCAGCCCGGCACCGGCCCCGAAGTCGAGGCACAGCGGGTGCTCTGGTAGACCCAGCCCGGCCAGGAAATCGGCCAGAAACAGGGAATCCACCACCAGCCGGTCGAACACGGTCCGCCAGTCGGACGGGCCCACCAGGTTCATCTTGCGGTTCCACTTCATGAGCTGGTCCAGGTAGGCGGCCAACAATTCGGCCTGGGCCGGATCCACGTCGCGGCCGAGCCTGTGCGCGGCGGCCAGCACGGCCTCACGGGTCGGGGAAGTATCGGGCATGGGCAGGAAATACGTTGTTTCCCCAAAACAATCCAGCCCCCGAAGCCAGGAAGGCCGCCCGGGGGAGGCGGCCTTCTTGGGGAGGATGTAGGTGTGTGACGTTCGGGCGGGATGGCTGGCCCGCCCAGGTAGAGAGTGTATCATGCGCGGTGGGCCGGTCATGCCCCATCCGCAACTCCCTTCTACGGCTTCCCGCCCTCAAAAACATTGACCTGGATCAACACATCCCGACTTTTCTCGAAAAAATCGGAACGCCCTCCCCTGGGCGGCTTTGGGGCAACGCCACAAACAGCGTCCAAAGGGAGCTACTTCGGGTGGCCCAGCACTCCGAACAGCGGCTCTTTTCCCCAACGCACTGTCGTCCTCGGGATAGGCGTTCGAGAGTGGGCCCGCGCGCCTACTCGTCCACCGGACGGGTATAATCGCAGCCTTTTTTGGGGCAGGCGATGTGCTCGCCCTTGTCCTTGGTGGACTTGCGCACGAGGATGGGGTGGCCGCATTTGGGGCAGGGCTCGCTGATGGGCCAGTTCCAGACCGCGTAGTCGCACTTGGGGTACTCGGAGCAGGAGTAGAAGATCTTGCCCCGGCGCGAGGATTTTTCCACCAGCTCGCCGTTGCACCCTTCGCGCGGGCAGGGCACGCCCGTGGAGAACGGCGCGGCATAGGTACAGTCCGGGTAATTGGAGCAGGCGATGAACCGCGATCCGGTGCGCGCCTTCTTGAGCAGCAGTTCGCCGCCGCAGTCCGGGCAGGTGCCGACGACCTCGGGTTTTTCCGATTCCACGACCTTGATGTTGCCGTTCTCGTCGCGGGTGAAATTGACGATGGACTTGCAGTCCGGATACCCGGTGCAGCCCAGGAACTCGCCGCGCCGGGACTGTTTGATGGCCATGGGGCGGCCGCACTTCTCGCAGACGACTCCGGTGTCTTCGGGCTTTTCGCGCTCCACGACCTGAATGTTTCCCTGCTCGTCGCGGGTGAAGTTCTTGATGTTCCGGCAGGTGGGGAACCCGGTGCAACCCAGGAATTCTCCGGTCTTGCCGAACTTGATGGCCATGGGTTTGCCGCACAGGTCGCACTTGATGTCCGTGACCTGCTGGGAACGGGCCATTTCGGTGCGTGCCTTCTCCAATGTGGGGTAGAAGTCGCCGCCGAAATCCTTGAGCAGTTCCTCCCAGTTCTTCTTGCCGTCGGCCACATCGTCGAGCAGGGATTCCATCTGGGCGGTAAAGCCCACGTCCATGAGGGCCTGGAAATGCTCGGACAGTTGGTCGGACACGGTGAAGCCGAGTTCGGTGGGCGCGAACCGCTTTTCCTCAAGCTTGGCATACTCGCGGTCGATGAGGGTGGAGATGATGGCCGCGTAGGTGGACGGCCTGCCGATGCCCAATTCCTCCAGGGTCTTGACCAGCGAGGCTTCCGAGTAACGCGGCGGCGGCTGGGTGAACTTCTGTTCCTTTTTCAGTTCATTGAGCTGAAGCACTTCGCCCTCGTGCAGCTTGGGCAATTCCACGTCCTCCTCGGACTTGGCCTTGTCCATGGCGGCCAGGAAACCGGCGAAGAGCAGCCGTTCCCCCTTGGCGCGCCACACGGTCTGCGGGGCGTTGACCAGCACGGTAGTGTCCCAGAAGGTGGCCGCGGCCATCTGCGAGGCCACGAACCGTTGCCAGACGAGACGGTAGAGCTTGTATTGCTCGGCGGGCAAAAAGCTCTTCACGCTCTCGGGCGTGATGGTCACGTCAACGGGCCGGATGGCTTCGTGCGCGTCCTGGGCTCCGCCCTTGGTCTTGAAATTCCGGGTCTTGGACGGATAGAAGTCCGCCCCGAACTTGTCCAGGATCAGCTCCTTGGCGGCTTCCTGGGCTTCCTTGGCGATACGCACGGAGTCGGTACGCATGTAGGTAATCAGGGCGGTGGTGCCGCGCTGGCCGAGCTCCACGCCCTCGTAGAGCCGCTGGGCAATGGACATGGTCCGCTTGGCCGAGTAGCCCATGCGCCGGTTGGCGTCCTGCTGTAGGGTGGAGGTGATGTACGGCGGCAGGGGCTGGCGCTTGCGCTGCTTCTCCTGCACGGAATCCACCGTGAACGCCCCCTTTTCGAGCTGTTCCTGCAAGGATTCGGCCTGGTCCGCGTTGGACACGTGGTTGGCCCCCGGCTTGACGGCCTTGCCTTCGAGCTTGTGCAGGTCCATCCAGAACGGCGGAGGATTCTCGCCCGCCAGGAGCACCTTGAACGGCCAGTACTCGTCCGGCCTGAAGGCGCGCCGCTCCTTTTCGCGTTCCACCAGGATCTTGAGCGCCACGGACTGCACGCGTCCGGCCGAGATGCCGCGCTTCACGTTCTTCCACAGGATGGGCGAAATCTTGTAGCCCACCAGCCGGTCCAGAATGCGCCGGGCCTGTTGGGAGTCGAACAGGTTTTCGTTCAGGTCCTGGGCGTGGGCCAAGGCCTCCTTGACCGCCCGGGACGTGATCTCGTTGAACTGGATGCGCCGGATCTTGTCGTTGACCGGCTTGAGCAGCTCGGCCACATGCCAGGCGATGGCCTCGCCCTCGCGGTCGGGGTCGGGCGCGAGATAGACGGTGTCCGCCTTCTTGGCCGCGGCCTTGAGCCGCTTGACCACGTCCTCTTTGCCCTGGATGATCTCATAGTGCGGGGCGAAGTTGTTCTCCTCGTCCACGCCCAGATCGCGGGTGGGCAGATCGCGCACGTGGCCCACCGAGGCATCGACTATATAGTCCTTTCCCAGGAACTTGGAGATGGTCTTCACCTTGGCGGGGGACTCGACGATGATCAGATCTTTCGGCATGTTGCGACTCTCTTCTCAGGCTGTTGAAGGACGCGCGATTGCGCGCTTGCACTCGCGCATCCTTCAACAGACCGAAGGATTGTATCCGGCCTGCCTTGGTGGTTGCGGGGTCCCGGCACATCCAGGACCCGTTCCCGACAGACTGAGGGGGGTCTATGCCCGCTTTTTCGCCAACTCGTCAAGCCTCTATATATAGATAATGGGTAAAATACCTTTTTCCCGTATTGTGCGGCATTACAAAAATACCCCGACCCGGCTCCGACTTGTTACCCATTCTCCACCCGCAAGGCACACTCCGTCACCCGGCCGTCAGGCTGCCGACGAAAGCGGGAGGTATGGTCACATGATTGTACAACACACCTGCATTCAAGGAGAAACGTATGCCTTCAGAATCTCTAAATCGGCGTGATTTCCTGAAATTGGGCGCCCTGGCGGGTGCCGCCACCGCGCTCGCCGCCCTGCCCGTCCGGGCGCAGGCCGCTCCGTCCCCCGTCACCCTGGATGAATGTATGGCCATGACGCCCCAGGCCATGGCCGACGCCTCGGGCCCGGTGTCCGCCGCCTGGCAAGCCATCCTCCAGGCCGCGGCCGCCATCCGCAACCCCGGCCTGCGCGCCCAGGTCCAGGAAATCCTCAACAACCCCGCGCCCACTGTGACCAAAGCCATCGGAACTTCCGAGAAACGAGCCATCTACAAGGAGCTGGCCGCCAAAGGACTGATCCCGGACGTGTCCGAGGCCGATTTCCTGCCGCCCTCCAGCTCGGCCTCAACCCCGCCCCAGCCCTTCCGTTCCGCGCCCGGATCCGGCTACGCCAGTCACCACGCCTATCCCGGCGGGCTGTGCACCCACACCGGCCTGAACACCCGCGTGTCCATGGCCCTGTACGACGGCTACCGCGAGGTCTACGGCTACATGCTCGACCGCGACGTGGTCATCGCCGCGCAGCTCCTGCACGATCTGCACAAGCCGTGGGTCTTCCAGTGGAACGCCAACGGCGAGTCCCGCACCGAACGGCCCCTGGCCGGGACCGGCGAGCACCATACCCTGGGCGTGGCCGAATCCATCGCCCGCAAGGTGCCCGCCGAGGTCATCGTGGCCCAGGCCTGTGCCCACAATCATCCGCGCACCGACAAGGACGAGGCCCAGGTGGTAGGTTGGCTGACCGCCGCCTCCATCATCGCGGGCGTTGATCCCGTGGCCTACGGCCTGCTCGCCGCCGACGGCAAGACCCTGCCCCTGCCCCGCCGCCAGGAAGGGTTCGTCACCCACCTCGGCGACCACGACTGGGTCCTGACCGTGCCCGCCAACCAGTGGGTCCTGCCCATCATGGAAAAGGTGGCCGTGCGCGACTACGGCATCTCCCGAAACGACCTCAAGGCCAAGCCGTTCCATCAGTTCCGCAACTACGTCTACTCCCAGGCCACCATCATGTCCCTGTACGAAACCTACGCCGCCAAGGGCGAACCCGAACTCGTCCGCACCATCCACGCCATCGTCACCCACGCCTAGGGCGGCCGCCCTTCACGCGGGGCGGGCGAACCCGTCCCGCGTGAACAGCGCCTCCCCCCTGCCCGTCCGGACCTTTCGCCACGGCTTCGCGGAGCGGGTGGACGCACGCGGGAAAACGCCTTGCTAGAGAATATCTAGACTTAACGCTCCGACAATATTGATTATTTATATCCAATTGCCGTTCCGGTAAAATTTCGGGTAGTTAGAGGCCGTAAAGTCGTGATATAAGCGGGTACGCGATGGGCGGATGCGAAAAATCATCATTAATTCATTAAACTAATTGAAAATCGGACCGATAAGAGCCATTGGGACATAAGGGCCGATCGCAAGGACCGACAACGGTCCAGCGAGACAGAGTCGAACATGAACGAGAGAAAACAGGAATTGGCCGAACGGACGGCCGAGGTGCGGGAGGCGTTGGCCGATGCCGCCCGGCAGGCCGGGCGCGCCCCCGGGGACGTGACCCTGGTGGCCGTGTCCAAGCTGCATCCGGCTTCGGACATCCGCGACCTGGCCGAAACCGGCCAGACCGAATTCGGCGAGAACTACGTCCAGGAGGCCCTGGCCAAGCAGGACGAACTGGCCGGACTGAACGTCAACTGGCATTTCATCGGCGGGTTGCAGAGCAACAAGGCCAAATACGTGGCCGGGAAATTCGCCCTGGTGCACAGCGTGGATTCCGCCAAGCTGGCTCAGGCGTTGCATAAAAAGGCGACAAGCCTGGGCGTCGTCCAGGACATCCTGATTCAGGTGAACATTGCGGGGGAAACGCAAAAATCCGGAGTCACGGTGGAAGGCCTGCCCGAAATGGCCGAGGCGGTCCTCGGCATGGAGGGATTGCGGCTCGTCGGACTGATGACAATGCCGCCGTTTTTTGACGATCCCGAGCGCGCCAGGCCGGTGTTCGCCCGGCTGCGGGAGCTGCGCGACGGGTTGGAACCAAGGCTGGGCGTGCTCCTGCCGCACCTGTCCATGGGCATGACCGGCGACTTCGTCCCGGCCGTGCAGGAGGGGGCGACCCTGGTGCGCATCGGCACGCGGATTTTCGGGACGCGGCCGCCGCGCGGCTAAGAACAAAGCGGAGACAGCATGGATCTGGGTACCATAATCGGCATCGTCCTCTCCTTCGGACTGGTCCTGTCGGCCATCATGACGGGCTCCAGCCTGATCATCTTCGTGTCCGTGCCCTCCCTGCTTATCGTGGTGGGCGGCACCATCGGGGCCGGGCTGGTCAACTACCCCATGAACTACATCATCGGGGTCATCGGCGTCATCAAGAACACCTTCTTTTCCAGCCTGGATTCCCCGGCCGAGATCATCGACCGTTTCAAGGACTACGCCAACCGCGCCCGCCGCGAAGGCATCCTCTCGCTGGAACCGCTCATCAAGGAGATCGACGACGACTACATGCGCAAGGGGCTGCAACTGACCGTGGACGGCCTGGAACCGCAGACCATCCAGGAAATCCTGGAAACCGAAATATCCTACCTGGCCGAACGGCACGCCACGGGCGCGGACGTGGTCTCGGCCCTGGGCACCCTGGCTCCGGCCATGGGCATGATCGGCACAGTCATCGGCCTGGTGCAGATGCTCCAGACCATGAGCGACCCGTCCTCGATCGGTCCGGCCATGGCCGTGGCCCTGCTGACCACCCTGTACGGCGCGATCATCGCCAACCTCGTGCTCATGCCCATGGCGGGCAAGCTCAAGGCGCGCAGCAAGGAGGAAATCCTGCTGCGCGAAATGATCATGGAAGGCATCCTGTCCATCTCCAAGGGCGAGAACCCGCGCATCATCGAGGAGAAACTGAACAGCTACCTGCCGCCCAAGGACAGGATCGTCTCGGACTAACCATCCCGCCCGAGGGGGCGCGCCATGGCCAAGAAGAAGAAAAAACCGGACTGCGAGGACATGCCGCTGTGGATGGTCACGTTCGCGGACTGCATGACCCTCATGCTGACCTTCTTCATCCTGCTCGTGTCCATGGCCACCATCGACCAGCGGCGCAAGCTCGTGGCCCTGGGCTCCATCATCGGCACCTTCGGCTTCGACAAGGCGTCCTACGAGGTCTTTTCCAAGAAGGACACCAAGAAAACCGTTGAGCCCGGCCCCATCGATACCGGCGACCTGGAGCCGCTCCAGGCCCTGAAATGGGAAAACGTGGACGACGACATCAATTTTTCCTCCAGCCGGTTCGTCCAGATCTTGTCCATCAACGCCAGCCTCCTGTTCGGCCCGGACGGATACACCCTCAGTGCCGAAGGCCGGGCCACCCTGGGCCGCTTCCTGCCCCTGCTCAAGCAGGTCAAATACCCGCTGCTTCTGGCCGGGCACACCTCGGACCTGCGCGACGAAATGGACATGAACTACAAGCCCGAGGACGACCACCGGAACCCGGACCTCTCCTGGAAGCTTTCGCTGAACCGGACCCTGGCCATCTACCGCTACCTGCTCGACAGCGGCATGAGCCCGGACATGCTCCGCGTGGAGGCCTTCGGCAAGTACCGCCCGCACTACCCGCCGGACACCCGGGAAAACCGGGCCCGCAACCGGCGGGTGGACATCGTCCTGGACAAGCGCTCCAGCCGGTTGGGCGACCGCATCGTGGAGACCATGCCCGTGGTGCCCGAGCGCAAGGATTCCATGAGCGTGGACGGCTTCGAATTCGACGTCTCCACCCCACCGGAGCTGCGTTAGCCATGGGCAAGAAAAAAAAGGAAGAGCAATGTCCGCCCCTGGCCCTGTGGCTGGTGACCTTTTCGGACCTCATGACCCTGCTGCTGACCTTCTTCGTCCTGCTCCTGTCCATGGCCTCCATGGACAACTCGATCCTGACCAAGGTCACGCTGACCACGGCGGACCTCGGTCTGCTCGACAAACGCGGTTCGGGCCGGGTCAACGCCAAGGAACGGCTCATCGTGGAGCTTATGGAGAAGCCTTGGGAGGTCCTGGACAAACAACAGCGCATCAAGGACCTGCTTTTCCCGGATGACACCCTGCCCGACGAGATCAGCAAGTCCGACCTGAACGACAACCTCGACGTCCTGGCCAAGCAGGACGGCGTGGCCCTGGTCTTCACCGACCAGATCCTGTTCGCGCCCGGCGGATCCTCGTTGTCCGACAAGGGCAAATATCTCATGGCCCGGCTGGTGCCGATGATGACCCAGACCGATGCGCCCATCAACGTGGCCGGGTACGCCGACGCGTCCGACGCCAGCCGGACGCCGCTCGAACTGTCCGGGGACCGGGCCCTGGCGGTGCTCGCCTACCTGGTGGACAAGGGCGTGCCCAATGCGCGATTCTCCCTGTCCGCCTACGGCAACGCCTTCCCGGTGATCAATGAACTGGGCAGGCCGGTCGCCTCGCCCAAGAATCGGCGGGTGGAAATACTGCTCAAGACCGCCCGGCCCATCGGCGGATACTGACGAGTCGGAACTTGGCCTGGAAAAGTGGAACGATTGACGGTAAGCAATGGGTAACAACCCGCAGGAAAGGGAATCGCCATGGCGCAAGAAGAATTGACCCAGGAAGAAGGAAAAAAGAAAAAGAGCGGCTTGATCAAGTGGATCATCATCGTCGTCCTGCTGGCCGCGCTGGGCGTGGGCGGCTGGTTCGGCTACAAGATGTTTTTCGCCACGCCCGCCGAGGACGCCGCCTCCCAACAGGACGCCGCGGGCGACCCCGGCAAGCCTGCCGAGCAACTGGAGGGCCAAATCGTGCCCCTGCCCACGTTCCTGGTCAACCTGGCCGATCCGCTGGGCCGCCGCTACCTGAAACTCGGGGTGGAGGTGGAGGTGCGCGACGCCGAGGCCCAGGCCGACCTGACCAAGTACGAGGCCAAGATCAAGGACACCCTGCTCCTGCTCCTGTCGAGCAAGACCTACGAAGGACTGTCCACCATGCAGGCCAAGGTGGAGCTCAAGCAGGAGATTGCCGACAGGTTGAATCAAATCATCGGCAACGGCGGGGTGCTCCGGGTCTACATCACGGAAATGGTCATCCAGTAGCACGCTTCTTGCTAGCTCCGTATCGGGCCGTCCCGTTTTTTGACGGCCCGGCCGGAGAACAACGTATTCAACGAGGTAAGCGATATGGCTGACGATCAGGATAAACTCGCGCAGGAATGGGCCGATGCCCTGCTGGAAACCGGCGATTCGGACGATCCCCTCGGGAGCCTGGACGATGTGACCGACCCGTCCGAGGCGGGCAGCGCCAACATGGGCAACGACGACGAGGCCCTGGCCGACGAGTGGGCCGCGGCCCTGGCCGAAACCGAGCAGGAAGAGGTCCGTCACGAAAAGGAACAGGCTTTCCTGTCCACCCAGACCCACGACTACGAACTGCCCGACATGGGCCCCGAAGCCAAGGCGGGCAGCTCCTCGGGCAAGCGGGACCTGGACTTCATCCTGGACATCCCCTTGGAGGTCTCGGCCGAACTGGGGCGCACCAAGCTGTTGATCAACGAGCTCCTGCAATTGGGCCAGGGATCGGTGGTCGAGCTGAACAAGCTGGCCGGCGAACCGCTCGAAATCTATGTCAACGGCAAATTGGTGGCGCGTGGCGAAGCCGTGGTCATCAACGAAAAATTCGGTATTCGGCTGACGGACATCATCAGCCCCATCGAGCGGGTGAAGCAGCTTGGCTAGTCCCGCTCCGGCCGTCGCCCCCATGCAACTTCCGGCCGTGGATTCGGGAGCGACCATCCTGACCACCGCCGGATACCTCTTCCTGCTGCTGGGCGTCATTTTTCTGGCCTACTGGCTGCTCAGGCGGTTCGGCGTCCCCGGCGCACTGGCCGGTTCCGGCCGGAACGGGCCCAGGCTGGTCAGCCGACTGATGCTCGGCAACCGCCAATCCGTGGCCGTGGTCCGCTACCGCGACAAGGACCTGCTGCTCGGCGTGACCGAGCACAACGTCACTCTCCTCGACGAGGGGGAGGCCGCCCCGGAACCGGAACAGACCGAGCGCAAGTCCTTCGCCTCGATCCTCCAGCGGAGCTCCGTCCGTGACTAGCCGCGTCCGCCTCGTCGCCCTGCTGGCGCTGCTGGCCGCCGTGCTTCTCCCGGCCCTGTCCTGGGCACAGGGGCCGGTCATCCCCAAGCTGTCCATGGAGCTGGCCGCGGGCCAGGCCGATCCGCAGGAAGTCTCCACGCTGCTGGAGATTCTCTTCCTGCTGACCATCCTGTCCCTCGCCCCGGCCATCCTGCTGACCATGACCTCCTTCACCCGGATCATCATCGTCTTCCACTTCATCCGGCAGGCCATGGGCACCCAGCAGATGCCGCCCAACCAAATCCTGACAGCCCTGGCCATCTTCATGACCATGGTCATCATGTATCCGGTGGGCAAGGCCGTCAACGAGACCGCGCTTCAGCCGTACATGAACGAGACCATCAATTTCACCGAGGCCCTGACACGGGCCCAGGTCCCCATCCGCCAGTTCATGTTCAAGCATACCCGCGAGAAGGACCTGTCCATATTTTACTCCATCACCAAGGAGCCGCGCCCCGAGAACAAGGCGGAGGTCCCGACCATCATGCTGGTGGCCGCCTACACCATCTCCGAACTCAAGACCGGCTTCACCATCGGCTTTCTGATCTACATCCCGTTCCTCATCCTGGATATGGTGGTCGCCTCCATCCTGCTGGCCATGGGCATGATGATGTTGCCGCCGGTCATGATCTCGCTGCCGTTCAAAATTTTGCTGTTCATCCTCATCGACGGCTGGAACCTGCTGGTGGGCTCCCTGGTCAACACGTTCCAGTGACCATGCGCACCGCGTCGCCCGGGGAGGAGTGCGTCCGAAATCCTTCCCTCAACCCCAACCGCCCCGGCAAGGAGGGCCTGAAATGACACCGGAATTCGTTGTCGGTTTTGCCAGACAGGCCATCGAAATGACCCTGGTCATCTCCCTGCCCATGCTCGGCATCGGCATGGCCGTGGGCATCTTCATCTCCATCATCCAGGCCGCCACCCAGATCCAGGAGATGACCCTGACCATGGTGCCCAAGATCATCGCCATCTTCCTTGCCCTCCTCCTGGCCTTCCCATGGATCATGGACAAGATGACCGCTTACACCACGAATCTCTTCCTGAACCTGCCCAACTACATCCGCTAGCCAAGCCCGGAGCCCGCCGCCACGCCGATGGTGACAAGTGGAGGGAAAGGGCTTAGATTCGGGGGTACGGTGTAAACGCCGCGCAAAATCAACCTGAACGAGAACCCATGACCAAGCAGACCCTTCCCAAGGAGTTGCCCGGCAGCAAGCTGCGGGCAGCCCTGGACCCGGCCACCATCCCTTACGCAACCAGCGCCGACGTTCCGGCCCGGAACGTCTATCCCAAGCTCCAGCCCCGGGCGATCCACGCCCTCTCCCTGGCCTTGGAGATCAGGGGTAACGAGCACAACCTGTATGTGGCGGGCGAGCCGAACATGGGCCGCACCTATTTCGTCAAGTCGTTCCTGAGGCCTGCGGCGGCCAAGACCGCGCCGCCGGCGGACTGGGTCTACCTGTACAATTTCGAGGACAGCGACAAGCCCATCGCCGTGTCCCTGCCCGCCGGGAGAGGACGCAAATTCAAACTGGCCCAGACCAAGGCGATGACCCACATCCGCCAGGAAATCCCGGCCCGCTTCGAAAAGGATTCCTTCCAGAAGAAGCACGAGCGCATCGTCAAGAAGTTCAACACCAAGCGCGAAGAGCTGTTCAACAAGATGGACGACACGGCGGAAAAGGAAAACTTTTCGCTGAGCCTGGACGACGAAGGCGTGCTGACCCTGTCCCCCATCGTGGACGGCGAGGTGGTCTCGGACAAAGACTTCGACAAGCTCAAACCCGCCCAGCGCAAACAGCTCAAGGCCAAAGGCGAGGAGCTGCTGGCCGGGGTCAGTTCCATCCTGCGCCAGATCAACCAGAACGAAACGGACATGCGCGATTCCGAATCCGCGCTGCAACGGGAAACAGCCCAGGCGGTGATGGCGGACATCTTCACGCCCGTGGCCGACAAGTTCAAGGACATCGAGGGACTGCCCGACTATTTCGAGGCCCTGGCGGAAGAGGTGGTGGACAACGTGGATCAGTTCACCCCGCGCGACAACTCCCTGGCCGGGCTGTTGCCGGAGTCCATGCCCACGGGCGAGGACTTCTTTACCCGGTTCGAGGTCAACCTGTTCGTGGACAATGGCAAGACCAAGGGCGCACCCGTGGTGGTGGAGGACCATCCCACCCCCTTCAACCTGCTCGGCTCCATTGAACGCGAAGCCGAGATGGGCGCGCTGTACACCGACTTCACCCTGATCAAGGCGGGCTCCCTGCACCAGGCCAACGGCGGCTTCCTGATCCTCAACGTGGAGGACCTGCTGTCCAACCCCAGCTCCTGGGAAGGCCTGCTTCGGGCGCTGCGGTCCGGGCAGTCGCGCATCGAGGACCCCGTGGACCCGGAACAGGTCCGCGCCCGGACCATCCAGCCCGAGCCCATCGACCTGGACCTCAAGGTGGTGCTCATCGGCACGGACGAGCACTACGAGGTCCTGCTTTACAGCGACGACAGGTTCGCCAAGTATTTCAAGCTCAAAGCGCATCTGCAACATGCGGCCGCACGCACGGCGGCGAACATCCGCAACTACATCTCGGTCATCGGGCAGACCGCCCGCGAGGCAGGCGTCCTGCCCCTGACCCGAGAAGCCATGGCCGGGCTCATCGACTTCTCCTCCCGGCTGGCCGAGGATCAGAAGAAGATGTCCCTGTTCATCCCGCTCATCCGCGAGCGCATGATCGAAGCCTCGGCCCTGGCCCGCATGGCGGGCAAGGAAGTCGTGGACATCTCGGCCATGAGCGAGGCGGTCCGGGCCAAGGACTACCGGGCCAACCTCTATGAAGAGGAATTCATGGCCGACTACGACCGCCAGGTTATCAAGGTGGACACGGACGGATACGGCACGGGCCGGGCCAACGGGCTGTCCGTGACCTTGTTCGGCGATTACGAGTTCGGATTGCCGCACCAGATTTCGTGCACCGCGGGCGTGGGCCACGGCGGCATCCTGGACCTGGAGCGCGAGGCCCAGTTGGGCGGCCCCATCCACACCAAGGGCATGATGATCATCAAGTCCTACCTGGTCCGGCTGTTCGCCCAGAACAAGCCCATCGTACTCACCGGGTCCCTGTGCTTCGAACAGTCCTACGCGGGCATCGAGGGCGATTCGGCCTCGGGCGCGGAGCTGGCCTCCCTGCTCTCGGCCCTGTCGGACACGCCCATCAACCTGTCCTACGCCATGACGGGCGCGGTCTCGCAGAGCGGCGCGGTCATGGCCGTGGGCGGCGTTAACCGCAAGATCGAAGGATTCTTCGAAGTCTGCCGCCGCCGCAAGCTGACCGGCCGCCAGGGCGTGATCCTGCCCGCCGACAACGTGGTCAACCTGATGCTCAAGGACGAGATCGTCCAGGCGGTGGACGAGGGCAAATTCCACATCTTCCCGGTCACGTCCATTGAGGAGGCCCTGTTCATCCTCACCGGGCTCAAGTGTGGCACGCGCGGCAAGAACGGCCAGTTCCCGCTCGGCACCCTCTATCGCAGGGTGGACCAGCGGTTGGCCGAACTGGCCGAGCTGGCGCTCAAGACGGCCTCCGGCTCCTGCGGGAAATAGCTCTTCACGCGGCGGGTGTCCGAAAAGGATGCCCGCCGCTTCCCTTTGCACGCCCGAAGGACGGATGCGCGGACCATGCGTTGACGCGGGCCCGGCGCGCCGTTAGTGTCAGGCAACCTCTGCAAAGGAGCCTCTCGAATGTACTGGATAGCGTTCGGCGACATACACGAATCCACCGGCTTGCTGGGGGCCGTGCCCGGCCTGGCCGAGGCGGACGGGGTCATCGTCACCGGGGACCTGACCAACCGGGGCGGACGCGAGTCGGCCAAACACGTGCTCGACGCCGTGGCCCGGTTCAACCCGTGCATCCTGGCCCAACCCGGCAACATGGATGAAGACGACGTGACCGTCTACCTCCGCGAACGGGACATGGACATACACCTGCGCGTGCGTGAATTGGCCCCCGGGCTCAAACTCATGGGCGTGGG encodes:
- the topA gene encoding type I DNA topoisomerase, which encodes MPKDLIIVESPAKVKTISKFLGKDYIVDASVGHVRDLPTRDLGVDEENNFAPHYEIIQGKEDVVKRLKAAAKKADTVYLAPDPDREGEAIAWHVAELLKPVNDKIRRIQFNEITSRAVKEALAHAQDLNENLFDSQQARRILDRLVGYKISPILWKNVKRGISAGRVQSVALKILVEREKERRAFRPDEYWPFKVLLAGENPPPFWMDLHKLEGKAVKPGANHVSNADQAESLQEQLEKGAFTVDSVQEKQRKRQPLPPYITSTLQQDANRRMGYSAKRTMSIAQRLYEGVELGQRGTTALITYMRTDSVRIAKEAQEAAKELILDKFGADFYPSKTRNFKTKGGAQDAHEAIRPVDVTITPESVKSFLPAEQYKLYRLVWQRFVASQMAAATFWDTTVLVNAPQTVWRAKGERLLFAGFLAAMDKAKSEEDVELPKLHEGEVLQLNELKKEQKFTQPPPRYSEASLVKTLEELGIGRPSTYAAIISTLIDREYAKLEEKRFAPTELGFTVSDQLSEHFQALMDVGFTAQMESLLDDVADGKKNWEELLKDFGGDFYPTLEKARTEMARSQQVTDIKCDLCGKPMAIKFGKTGEFLGCTGFPTCRNIKNFTRDEQGNIQVVEREKPEDTGVVCEKCGRPMAIKQSRRGEFLGCTGYPDCKSIVNFTRDENGNIKVVESEKPEVVGTCPDCGGELLLKKARTGSRFIACSNYPDCTYAAPFSTGVPCPREGCNGELVEKSSRRGKIFYSCSEYPKCDYAVWNWPISEPCPKCGHPILVRKSTKDKGEHIACPKKGCDYTRPVDE
- a CDS encoding twin-arginine translocation signal domain-containing protein produces the protein MPSESLNRRDFLKLGALAGAATALAALPVRAQAAPSPVTLDECMAMTPQAMADASGPVSAAWQAILQAAAAIRNPGLRAQVQEILNNPAPTVTKAIGTSEKRAIYKELAAKGLIPDVSEADFLPPSSSASTPPQPFRSAPGSGYASHHAYPGGLCTHTGLNTRVSMALYDGYREVYGYMLDRDVVIAAQLLHDLHKPWVFQWNANGESRTERPLAGTGEHHTLGVAESIARKVPAEVIVAQACAHNHPRTDKDEAQVVGWLTAASIIAGVDPVAYGLLAADGKTLPLPRRQEGFVTHLGDHDWVLTVPANQWVLPIMEKVAVRDYGISRNDLKAKPFHQFRNYVYSQATIMSLYETYAAKGEPELVRTIHAIVTHA
- a CDS encoding 16S rRNA (guanine(527)-N(7))-methyltransferase RsmG → MPDTSPTREAVLAAAHRLGRDVDPAQAELLAAYLDQLMKWNRKMNLVGPSDWRTVFDRLVVDSLFLADFLAGLGLPEHPLCLDFGAGAGLPGIPLRVLWRQGDYWLVEVREKRATFMKSVLGRLKLPVTNVFSGRAEDALDRLSRSGHQATADLILSRAFMPWQKLLDFIHPMLRREPDHAGMAVILSNDPPPAETDIPEGWRLGDVASYPAAGGERYFWSFMAE
- a CDS encoding MotA/TolQ/ExbB proton channel family protein, whose translation is MDLGTIIGIVLSFGLVLSAIMTGSSLIIFVSVPSLLIVVGGTIGAGLVNYPMNYIIGVIGVIKNTFFSSLDSPAEIIDRFKDYANRARREGILSLEPLIKEIDDDYMRKGLQLTVDGLEPQTIQEILETEISYLAERHATGADVVSALGTLAPAMGMIGTVIGLVQMLQTMSDPSSIGPAMAVALLTTLYGAIIANLVLMPMAGKLKARSKEEILLREMIMEGILSISKGENPRIIEEKLNSYLPPKDRIVSD
- a CDS encoding YggS family pyridoxal phosphate-dependent enzyme, which produces MNERKQELAERTAEVREALADAARQAGRAPGDVTLVAVSKLHPASDIRDLAETGQTEFGENYVQEALAKQDELAGLNVNWHFIGGLQSNKAKYVAGKFALVHSVDSAKLAQALHKKATSLGVVQDILIQVNIAGETQKSGVTVEGLPEMAEAVLGMEGLRLVGLMTMPPFFDDPERARPVFARLRELRDGLEPRLGVLLPHLSMGMTGDFVPAVQEGATLVRIGTRIFGTRPPRG